The genomic stretch CCTGGAGGCGTGTTCCCCCCACATGCTCACCAGAGCCCTCACCCCTCATCTGGGCCTCCCTCCAGGCTGCCTCTGCTGCCCCGTGTGcacaggggaaactgaggcccagggcagTGGGGGCAGCGTGCCCGGCACTGAGGGACTCGGCCTGCCTGTGCGCCGCCGCCTCGGGGTTCCCTGGAGCCCTCTGCCCAGGGCCCTCCAGGATCAGCCATGGGGGATCCTCACTCGACCCTCATGCTAGGGAGGAGGCCTTCCCTCCTAGAGCCCTGGACCCTACCGAGGGCTTGGGCGGAGATGCTGGGGTGGGCAGCTGAGACAGCCTGCCTGGCCCTGGGCCCCTATCCTGGTCTGGGCCTTCTCTTGGCCCTGTGGGGAGCCCCGCACTCTGCCCTGacagaccccaccccccaggcccaGTACTACGGGGAGATCGGCATCGGGACACCCCCCCAGTGCTTCACCGTCGTCTTCGACACCGGCTCTGCCAACCTGTGGGTCCCATCCATCCACTGCAAGCTGCTGGACATCGCCTGCTGTGAGTCCGTCTGTCCCAGGGGCCTGCCGTGACCCCGGGCCGGGGCCTGCCGTGACCCCGGGCCGGGGCCTGCCGTGACCCCGGGCCGGGGCCTGCCGTGACCCCGGGCCGGGGCCTGCCGTGACCCCGGGCCGGGGCCTGCCGTGACCCCGGGCCGGGGCCTGCCGTGACCCCGGGCCGGGGCCTGCCGTGACCCCGGGCCGGGGCCTGCCGTGACCCCGGGCCGGGGCCTGCCGTGACCCCGGGCCGGGGCCTGCCGTGACCCCGGGCCGGGGCCTGCCGTGACCCCGGGCCGGGGCCTGCCGCCCCCACCCCGGTGCTCGCTCTCCCCTCAGGCGCTGGAGGCCAGCCATCCAGCCTCAGCCCACCCTCTCCCGTCTTAGGGCAGAGATGTCCCGGTGGGCCTCCTGGGCCACCTGCCGCTCCCACCTCTCGGCCACACCGAAAAGGCAGCCCCTCCAGATTCtccaccctcctcccttccttgacTCAGGGCCAGGACCATGGGGGTTGTGGGCTGGACCACCCGCCCGGGGGCCTGCGGGATGGGCTGCGAGGGCTGGGGGGGTTGAGGCTGCAGCTGGGGCCGGGCAGGCGGGCTGACAGTCCCACTCGGCGCAGGGGTCCACCACAAATACAACAGCGACAAGTCCAGCACGTATGTGAAGAACGGCACGACCTTCGACATCCACTACGGCTCGGGCAGCCTCTCAGGGTACCTGAGCCAGGACACTGTGTCGGTGAGTGTCTCGGGGCTGCTCGCCAGGCCGGGGGCTTCACCCCTGACCCCAGGGCCAGGCAGGGGCCCACTGAGCAGGGGAGCCAGGGTCTCAGCTGAGCAGAGACCCAGAGGTGAAACAGCTGGGCGAGCTTGGTGGGGGGACGTGACGGGGGCACGTGGTCCCATGTGCAGGCCAGCTGATGCTGGAAGGGCTGGCAGGAACGGCAGGCCAAGAGCCCCAGACTGCAGAAGGGAGAGTGCCGGGCGCGGGTCTGGGCCCAGGACTGGCGAGTGGTGAGGCTTCTAGCCTCACAGCCAGGCAGAGGAGCCGGCGGATGGTGAGGGGCCACTGCAGCCGGAGCTGCCGGCCAGGGGCAGCTGCCAAGGGTGTCGGGCAGAATGCTGGGCAGCGTCTGGGGAGGGCTGCAGGGCGGAGCCCCTGGTGCCTGGCCACAGGAGGTATCTGGGTTGGGAGCTGCGGGGAGCACAGCAGGAGTTcgtcccctcccagcccccagccccaggaagGCCGCGGGAGGCCTGTCCCGAGCCTTGGTGGCTGGAGAACCCTTCCTCCAGCCGGCCTGGCGGGCCCCCGCAGCTCCCTGCCGGCTGCCCTCCCCTTCCGCGTCTGCCTGGCAGGAGTGGGGGCCTCTGCCAGGCTCTCTCTCAGCCTGAGACAGGATGTCGCGCACCCGTCCTCCGCCCCCAGTGTCAACCCCAAGCAGCCCTTTCTCCCCACATCCTgccctgtgtgtgtctgcagtCTCCGCCCTGGCTTGGGGGAGGGGGTATCGTGGCCTTGAGTCCACGGTTAGATCCAGGGTTCCCCAAGGGCGGAGTTAGGCCAGTGGGAGGGCCTGAGCTCAGGAGGAGCGCGCTGCTCCCTGCTCCCCGGCTTTGCACCCGTCCTTGAAACTGGCCTAGCAGAGCGTGGGCCCCGCACCCCTGCTGTCCTCACCCGGCTCCagtgcagggtcagcagccctttCCCCAGGACCGAGTCCCGAGCACCAGATGACGGGCACTGACCGAGCTGGCTTTCGTGGCCATAGCTGCCCGTGCAGGGACGGGGGTGAGGAGCCACCTGGGGCCCAGCGTCGGGCTTGGTGTCCACACGATGCCTGACGCCTGCTCGCCCTCCCCGTGGCCCGCAGGTGCCCTGTAACCCGTCCTCGTCCAGCCCAGGCGGCGTCACGGTGCAGAAACAGACCTTCGGGGAGGCCATCAAGCAGCCGGGCGTGGTCTTCATCGCGGCCAAGTTTGACGGCATCCTGGGCATGGCCTACCCCCGCATCTCCGTCAACAACGTGCTGCCTGTCTTCGACAACCTGATGCAGCAGAAGCTGGTGGACCAGAACgtcttctccttcttcctgaACAGGTGTGGGGGCGGGGCTCCATCGTGCCGGCCCTCCCCGTGGTCCCCTGCCAGGCGCTGAGCCTCGGCTCTCACTGCCCAATGCGTTGGCGCCCTCTCACAAGTGGACAAAGAGTCCATACCGAAGGCTGGGTCTCCCCGGGGTCCCCGAACCAGGGTCCTCGAACCAGGGTCCTCCAGCCAGGCAGCCCTGGATCCGGGCTCTTGGTCATTGGGCCTGCCGCCTCTGACAGCCCGAGCTGGGCCAGGGACCCTTCCGGTCAGTCTGCCTGGTGTTCCTGGGCCCGGTGACGGGCAGGCTGGTCCCTGCCCCTGGGTCGTTTCCGGCCCAGAGGGGATCAGGCCACGAGCCCTGATCTGTGCCAGGAACTCCGGAGGCAAGGGGGCTGGGGCTTTCCCATGAGGGTGACCCCAGAGAGCTCAGGGCGATGCTCCCACGTTGTAGAAGCAACACTTGGTGCCGGTCACGCTGGGGAGGGGTCATTGGAAAGGGGTCTCAGTCCCACAGCCCCTGGCCTTTTCCCAGGACGGTGCTACAGGTCCTGGGAGGGAGCCCCCAAGGGGGCAGTGTGCAGAGGTGGTAAGGGGGGGCCATGGGCAGGGGGTGGGCTGGGCAGCCTGCTGCTCCTGGTCGCTGGTCACCACGCCCCACATGCCCTGTCTGGGTCTGACCCTGGGCCCTTCTGGTGGAATTCAGCTCAGAGCCTTTGGCCTGGTCTCTGTATGGATGCTGGCCTCTGCCCCTTGCTCGGTCAGTGGCAAAAACTGAGCAGCTGCTGGGGCCGAGCCACCCGCTAAGTGCTGGGTGCCTGTGAGCTCTCGGGTCCCAGGGAGGCAGGTGAGGTACAGAGGACCCAGGAGCTTGGCCAGGCCGGAGGTCGGGACAGATGGCCCAGCTCTGCGACTCCCCGGGCATGGGCGCGGgcaggaagtgggggcagggcggcTGGCTTGCAAGGGCAGGACTGAGGAGGGTACCGTGTGTCCTCCACATGTGGGTGGTGGAGGTGACGGGAGGTGGCGGCCACAGTGATGGGCGGAGGACAGGTTTGGCGAGTGAACCCACGAGTGTGACTAAGAGGTGGGGAGGGTCGGAAGCTGAAATCTGAAGTGGGAGCTGGTCTTACGGTGGTTTGGGTGGAGGGCGTCTTCCAGAGCAGCAggtgcagagggcctggggcagGCGCAGTGGCCCCGCGCCGCTCGGGGCAGCCAGCCCTCCTCCTGGGAGCCCCTGGTTTTCCTTCCAGGCCTGTGAGGTCCCCGCCCCAGGGCCCCTAGCACTCGCGTCCTCCTCTGCCTGCTGGCCCAACCCTGGCCGTCCTCAGGGGGCAGACTGGCACCCCTTGCAGCCCAGGCAGGATCTCCTGTCAGGAAGGAGCTTGGCCTGCAGTCCCCGGGGTGTGAGATTGGAgcactcccccacctccccccgccGGCTCCTCCCACCCCAGCACGCCCAGGAAGGGCCCCTCTCTGGGTCACCTTCTGAGGGCCCCGCACCTGCCCTGACCCCCGTGCCCATCCAGCCCGGCCACCCGCAGGCTGGACGCCTGGCACAGAGGTGGGCAGGGCATCTGACTGCCGCCTCCTCCCTGGCAGGGACCCGAAAGCCCAGCCCGGGGGAGAGCTGATGCTGGGCGGGACCGACTCCAAGTACTACAGAGGCAGCCTGACCTACCACAACGTCACCCGCAAGGCCTACTGGCAGATCCACATGGACCAGTGAGCGCGGGGCGGGGTCCCGCCCTCGGCTCCGCGGGGTGGGACGCGGCTCGTGGGGTCCCTGCCCGTGGCCTTGCATGCGGCAGGGGCTTCTGGGGCGCCAGGGGGCCGGCCCGGGGGACCTGGGCCCCGTGTCCCGCCAGCCCCAGCTGCTTCCTGCCACCTCCCGATGTCCAGCCAGTGGGTCCCCTGCACACAGCCCCCTCGGGTGACCTGTCCTTGgctcctccagccccctccccacgcccCCTAAATCTGCTCACAACCCAGTCCtccgggggcgggcgggggctcCTGTGGCCCTGGGAGGGGactcaggccccgcccctccccgcaggCTGGACGTGGGCAGCAGTCTGACCGTGTGCAAGGGAGGCTGTGAGGCTATCGTGGACACGGGCACGTCCCTGATCGTGGGCCCTGTGGAGGAGGTGCGGGAGCTGCAGAAGGCCATCGGGGCCGTGCCGCTGATCCAGGGCGAGGTGAGCGCCggcagggctggggaggcggGCAGCCCCACCGCCGGGCCCACCCCATACACCGGCTCCCTCTCTCCACCCTCTGCAGTACATGATTCCCTGCGAGAAGGTGTCCAGCCTGCCTCAGGTCACCCTGAAACTGGGGGGTAAGGACTACACGCTGTCCCCGGAGGACTACACGCTCAAGGTGAGCGGGGCCCGCGGGGCGCGGGGTGCAGACGCCCTGGGGCGCGGCCCGGGTGGCGGCCAGTGGTGACCGGTGTTGCTGGCACAGGTGTCGCAGGCCGGGACGACCGTGTGCCTGAGCGGCTTCATGGGTATGGACATCCCCCCGCCCGGCGGGCCGCTCTGGATCCTGGGCGACGTCTTCATCGGGCGCTTCTACACCGTGTTCGACCGCGACCAGAACCGGGTGGGCTTGGCTGAGGCTGCCCGGCTCTAGCTGGCCCCCGCCCGCTAGAGTCTGGAGGGGGCTGCCCCGCcacgcacacccacacacactcacgcTCACACTGCACTCACACTCACACCGCACCGATTATCCCGAGGCCCGTTGGGCCGCAGTTCTGCTCTGTGGGTTCCCCTCCCTGGTGTCTGAAATGCTGCGTGctggtctgtctgtctgtctgtctgtctgatgGAGAGGCGGCCTGGGGCAGCCGGCAGCTCCGGTGCACAGAGTCCTCTCTCTGACTTGGAAGACACAGCTTGTTGGGCGGCTGTGTCCCGGGACCCCTGCCCTGGGTGATTCCCTCGGGCCCAGCTACCCTCCTGGTCGCTCCACCCCACAGCTCAGGCCCCTGCCGCCCGCCTGTTCATCCTGGACGCCCTGAGGAAGGGCCGAGGCCTGAGGACAAGCTGGCAAGGGTGGCAGGGACCAGAAGCCAGTCCCACGAAGCCTGCAGGGCCGTGCGGGGGCTCACCTTGTCGCGCAGGGCATCCAGGGCATTCtctggccctggggaggggggtggcacTGGATGAGAGGGGGCTGGGGCCAGCCTTCTCCGCGGCTGCCCCTTTCTTGAGTGGCTGGGAGCCAAAGTTGGCACGAAAATAAAGCCGTTGAGGCCTCTGCCTGAGTGTCGGCGTGTTTTGTGCCTAGTGGGGAGGGCGTGCTCCCCGTGGAGGCGGGGGAGGAGCTGGTGCTCGCAGCCCTGCCCTCACCTCAAAGGGAGGGCGGGCTCAGTCTGGGGCGCCCGGGGCCCAGGCCAGGCCCGGACCAGACACTGGCCTCCCGCCCAGCCTCGTGGCCGAGGTCTGCTGCTGGGGGTGCCAGCTCTTGGGGGGCTCCAATGCAGTGACCAGTGAGGGGGCCTGGCTGGGGGCCTGTCTCGTGAGCACCTGCGCTGAGGCACGGTTTTCGGGTCCAGGCAAGAGCCCACCACACCTCCTTAGAAAGTGTTCCCCGAGTCCCCTGCATACCTGACTGGGGCCTTGGGAGGGGCCTGATGGGGCGGGTGGTGCCTGGGCAGCCTGCCTCCCTCCCGGGCCTCCTCACCAGCCCGTGGAAGCAGTGTCTCTGTGAGTAAGCCCTGCCAATCCTGGAGCAGGCCAGCCTGTGTCCTGGGGTGGCAGGGTCCACACAGGAGTCCCCTCAGGCTGGTCTGGCCTGTTTGCTAGAGGCCGTGGGGGTTGGTCAGAGCGGTTGCAGAGCCAGGAGGTTTTGAGGGATAAATAGGAGCCTGTGAACGCTTGGTGGTGAGGCAGATGCCTCCGGGATAGGTAACTCTGGACCCTGCGTGGAGCCCACTCCCCCTGCAGGGGTACGGCTCTGATGTGACGTTTGTCCCCGTTCTGGTACCATCTCAGCCGGCAGGGCTGTGGCTGTCACCGGCCTGGCCCCAGGGGGCCTGGAGACTGCACCCCAGAGCCGGGCCCTCGCAGGCGGCTTCCAGAGTTGCAAGAGGGATGGTGAGCACGCGCCCAGTGTTCCTTGCACCTGAAATTTGAGCCAGGAGTGGGCAGAGCTCTGCAGGGCTGCAGGGCTCCTGGGAGACAGTTGTCAGCACCGCAACCTGGGAGCCTGCAGGGAGGAGCTGCCAGGAAGGAGGTTGCCCGCCCCTCACGCCCCGCCCCTTGACCaagcaggcctctctgtcctcaaAGCCTCCCACCCCCCCAAGGCTGGCAggggccccctcctccccctgcctcgCTCACTGAGACTGGGCAGAAGGGGGCCCCTGTGTCCTCCCCTCGGGGACACAAGGATGAGGCCCCCAAATGCCACGTGGGTTATTAGCGCAGGCTGAGCCCCCAGCTCCTAACCCAGACCGGCAGGGCACCGGTGTCCTGCTCAGAGTCGGCTCCACCCAGCTGGC from Budorcas taxicolor isolate Tak-1 chromosome 25, Takin1.1, whole genome shotgun sequence encodes the following:
- the CTSD gene encoding cathepsin D, whose product is MQTPSLLPLLLALGLLAAPAAAVIRIPLQKFTSIRRTMSEAMGPVEHLIAKGPISKYAAGEPAVSQGPIPELLKNYMDAQYYGEIGIGTPPQCFTVVFDTGSANLWVPSIHCKLLDIACWVHHKYNSDKSSTYVKNGTTFDIHYGSGSLSGYLSQDTVSVPCNPSSSSPGGVTVQKQTFGEAIKQPGVVFIAAKFDGILGMAYPRISVNNVLPVFDNLMQQKLVDQNVFSFFLNRDPKAQPGGELMLGGTDSKYYRGSLTYHNVTRKAYWQIHMDQLDVGSSLTVCKGGCEAIVDTGTSLIVGPVEEVRELQKAIGAVPLIQGEYMIPCEKVSSLPQVTLKLGGKDYTLSPEDYTLKVSQAGTTVCLSGFMGMDIPPPGGPLWILGDVFIGRFYTVFDRDQNRVGLAEAARL